Proteins found in one Paenibacillus sp. FSL R10-2782 genomic segment:
- a CDS encoding glycosyltransferase → MKPTVSIVIPFFNCPYIEQAIQSALNQTYSQLEIIVVDDGSTAHAERIDPYLSHIYYLGKRNGGTASALNHGIRHASGDYIAWLSSDDLFHKDKITHQIDFMLERDAYISHTNYNYINNRGELIENNAAPSFSTTVDFFRCFLLANPINGCTVMMKRELFNHIGLFDEYLTYTHDLDMWFRVMLNRYDISYLNESLTSYRWHDGMGTIQHRPAIEKEISITQARFREPFQQLLSQK, encoded by the coding sequence ATGAAACCAACTGTTTCAATTGTGATCCCATTTTTTAATTGTCCATATATTGAACAGGCGATCCAAAGTGCCCTTAACCAGACATATTCCCAATTAGAGATCATTGTTGTGGATGACGGTTCGACAGCCCACGCTGAACGAATAGATCCTTATCTTTCCCATATCTATTATTTAGGGAAGAGGAACGGAGGTACGGCGAGTGCTCTGAATCATGGAATTCGCCATGCTTCGGGTGACTACATTGCATGGCTGAGTTCGGATGATTTGTTTCATAAGGATAAAATCACTCATCAAATTGATTTCATGCTGGAACGGGACGCCTACATTTCCCATACTAATTACAACTATATCAACAATCGGGGTGAGTTAATTGAGAATAACGCCGCACCGTCATTCTCAACCACGGTTGATTTTTTTCGCTGTTTTCTGCTGGCTAACCCGATCAATGGGTGTACGGTAATGATGAAGAGGGAATTGTTTAACCATATCGGATTGTTTGATGAATATTTGACCTATACGCATGATTTGGATATGTGGTTCAGAGTCATGTTGAACAGGTACGACATATCATACTTGAACGAATCGCTGACTTCTTACAGATGGCATGACGGAATGGGAACGATACAGCATCGTCCGGCCATTGAAAAGGAAATATCGATCACGCAAGCTAGGTTTCGTGAACCATTCCAGCAATTGCTTAGTCAAAAGTAG
- a CDS encoding polysaccharide biosynthesis protein, which yields MFENQRILVTGGTGSWGHELVTQLLPRNPKEVIIFSRGESSQVAMNRQFEDERLSFCIGDIRDREALVTACQGVDYVFHLAALKHVPVCEDQPNEALKTNVMGTQNVIEAAVANHVKKVIYISTDKAANPSNFYGMTKAIGEKLIVYANLLNSDTQFVTVRGGNVLGTNGSVVHLFQSQIRQKGTVSITDMNMTRFFLTLRDAISLLFKASVESIGGEIFIMTMPTCRIVDLAEVLIEDSGIENVQIIERGIRPGEKIHEILMSDFESKTTVVYDEQYLIILPMLNMPELEERYKQCSPVSFSSFSSEFNLMSKEEIRDILQRGGFIK from the coding sequence ATGTTTGAAAACCAGCGTATTTTGGTGACCGGCGGTACTGGCTCCTGGGGGCATGAACTGGTTACCCAATTACTGCCGCGCAACCCCAAAGAGGTCATTATCTTTTCGCGCGGAGAATCGAGTCAGGTGGCGATGAACAGGCAGTTCGAGGACGAACGGCTCAGCTTTTGTATCGGGGATATTCGTGACAGGGAGGCGCTTGTTACCGCTTGTCAGGGTGTGGACTATGTATTTCATCTGGCGGCCCTCAAGCACGTTCCCGTCTGTGAAGACCAGCCTAATGAAGCGCTCAAAACGAATGTGATGGGCACCCAAAACGTAATTGAGGCCGCCGTCGCCAATCATGTAAAAAAAGTGATTTATATATCGACCGACAAGGCGGCGAACCCGTCCAATTTTTATGGCATGACCAAGGCGATTGGTGAAAAGCTGATTGTTTATGCTAACCTGCTGAACAGCGACACCCAGTTCGTTACGGTGCGCGGTGGCAATGTGCTGGGGACGAACGGGAGTGTTGTACATCTTTTTCAAAGTCAGATTCGTCAAAAGGGCACGGTTTCGATTACAGATATGAATATGACGCGCTTTTTCCTAACTCTGCGGGATGCGATCAGTCTGCTGTTTAAGGCGTCAGTGGAAAGTATCGGTGGGGAAATTTTCATCATGACCATGCCTACCTGCCGAATTGTCGATCTGGCTGAGGTACTCATAGAAGATAGTGGCATAGAAAATGTACAGATTATCGAGAGGGGTATTCGTCCTGGCGAGAAAATTCATGAAATTTTAATGAGTGATTTTGAAAGCAAGACGACTGTCGTCTATGACGAGCAGTACCTTATTATTCTCCCCATGCTGAATATGCCGGAATTGGAGGAGCGCTATAAGCAATGCTCTCCGGTTTCCTTCAGCAGCTTCAGCTCAGAATTCAATTTGATGTCCAAAGAGGAAATACGGGACATCTTGCAGCGCGGGGGGTTCATTAAATGA
- the wecB gene encoding UDP-N-acetylglucosamine 2-epimerase (non-hydrolyzing): MKILTVLGTRPEIIRLSLIIPKLDRYADQHVLVHTGQNYTESLSGQFFRELGLRAPDYVLQEKAGTLGKQLSAMYSQMEDILNKECPDHVLLLGDTNSALCALLAERMGYPVVHMEAGNRCYDLDVPEEKNRRVIDAISTINMPYTEQSKQHLIREGFPSQRIILTGNPIYEVMQHYENEISDSNILKNLELSPGQYFLVTAHRAENVDHPPHLLAILDGLNRVAQQSGQRVICSIHPRTAARIASHPPIQLDPLVEFHEPFGFFDFVLLERHARCALTDSGTVQEECCIMGVPTVTMRRTTERPETVDCGSNIVSSLDGEVIANAVALMTGITHKWQCPAGYLAEDVSDKVVKFLLGGKRHV, from the coding sequence ATGAAAATATTGACCGTGCTCGGCACAAGACCGGAAATTATACGGCTCAGCCTGATCATTCCGAAGCTGGATCGCTATGCAGATCAGCATGTGCTTGTGCATACGGGCCAAAATTACACGGAAAGCCTGAGCGGGCAATTCTTCCGCGAACTGGGACTGCGCGCCCCGGATTATGTGCTTCAGGAGAAGGCAGGGACGCTGGGCAAACAATTGTCTGCGATGTACTCGCAGATGGAGGATATTTTAAATAAGGAGTGTCCAGATCATGTGCTGCTGCTCGGTGATACGAACAGCGCCTTGTGCGCCTTGCTTGCGGAACGTATGGGCTACCCGGTGGTGCATATGGAGGCGGGTAACCGCTGTTACGATCTGGATGTACCGGAAGAGAAGAATCGCCGCGTCATTGACGCGATTTCTACGATTAATATGCCGTATACAGAGCAAAGCAAGCAGCATCTGATACGGGAAGGCTTTCCGAGCCAAAGAATTATATTGACCGGAAACCCGATTTATGAAGTGATGCAGCATTATGAAAATGAGATATCCGACAGCAACATTTTGAAAAATCTGGAGCTGTCGCCTGGACAATATTTCCTGGTGACCGCCCACAGAGCTGAAAATGTCGACCACCCGCCGCATTTGCTCGCTATTCTGGATGGCCTCAATCGGGTAGCGCAGCAGTCCGGACAGCGGGTCATTTGCAGTATTCATCCTCGGACTGCCGCTCGTATCGCGAGCCATCCGCCGATCCAGCTTGATCCGCTAGTGGAGTTCCACGAACCGTTCGGTTTTTTTGACTTCGTACTGCTGGAGCGGCATGCCCGCTGCGCTTTGACGGACAGCGGCACCGTACAGGAGGAATGCTGCATCATGGGTGTGCCGACGGTCACGATGCGCCGGACGACAGAGCGACCGGAGACGGTGGATTGCGGCAGCAATATCGTGTCCAGCCTGGATGGAGAGGTCATTGCAAATGCCGTAGCCTTAATGACCGGGATAACGCATAAGTGGCAGTGTCCTGCAGGCTACCTGGCGGAGGATGTATCGGATAAGGTAGTTAAATTTCTGCTTGGAGGGAAACGACATGTTTGA
- a CDS encoding SDR family oxidoreductase produces the protein MKLLILGGNGMAGHVLVDYFKRSSEYTVFYTTRNTLDPEGLVLEASNSFMVEKLVEAVRPGIIINATGVLNRKAEENKIAAYQINGLLPHVLRRTADKFGARLIHISTDCVFEGTRGHYREDDVTDGTSIYASTKALGEIQATGHLTIRTSIIGPEIRKQGIGLMQWFMQQKGPVTGYRRVLWNGVTTLELAKAVEFLMKRPVSGLVHLFHPDPICKHDLLLLIKQIWDLQDITVVPVDVPVQDRSLVSIRDDVSYPVPGYEQMLKELWTWMQ, from the coding sequence ATGAAGCTTCTTATTTTGGGCGGCAACGGCATGGCGGGTCATGTGCTGGTGGATTATTTCAAAAGAAGCAGTGAATATACAGTCTTCTACACGACCCGGAATACGCTTGATCCGGAGGGCTTAGTATTGGAAGCAAGTAATTCCTTTATGGTGGAAAAGCTCGTGGAGGCGGTCAGACCAGGGATTATTATTAATGCTACTGGTGTGTTGAACCGTAAGGCCGAAGAAAATAAAATCGCAGCTTACCAAATCAATGGACTTTTGCCCCACGTGTTGCGCCGTACGGCAGATAAATTCGGAGCGCGCTTGATACACATCAGTACGGATTGTGTATTCGAGGGCACACGTGGTCATTACCGGGAAGATGACGTCACTGACGGAACAAGTATCTATGCATCCACCAAAGCGCTGGGCGAGATCCAGGCAACGGGGCATCTGACGATCCGGACTTCGATTATCGGTCCGGAGATTCGGAAGCAAGGCATCGGCCTTATGCAATGGTTTATGCAGCAAAAAGGTCCCGTTACCGGGTATCGGCGTGTTTTATGGAATGGAGTCACAACGTTGGAACTGGCCAAAGCTGTGGAATTTTTAATGAAGCGGCCAGTTTCTGGTCTGGTTCATTTGTTTCATCCCGATCCGATCTGTAAACATGATTTACTGCTTCTGATCAAGCAAATTTGGGATCTGCAAGATATTACTGTCGTTCCCGTCGATGTCCCTGTCCAAGATCGCTCGTTGGTATCAATACGAGACGACGTCTCTTATCCTGTACCGGGTTATGAGCAAATGCTGAAGGAGCTGTGGACATGGATGCAATAA
- a CDS encoding NAD-dependent epimerase/dehydratase family protein, whose product MDAITPDSKKTILITGASGFTGRHACQYFVEQGLRVAAFVRRVDDTLPQGIESYLGDLLDKERLCEVLKCVVPDYVLHLGGKNSVPHSWELPLLYMQTNILSTLYLLDALRMFPACRTVIVGSRLCFELTIPYRPPHPYSLSKSLQKAAVLSWQELFGQQVILAEPSNLIGPGPSTGFCALLARYIVRCERGEKSHSFTVSSRTKKRDFLDVRDAIRAYDLLLHRGEPGEIYQVCSGTEIGLGDVADKLLSFVKETVSVEWGTESLTVLEKPLLYQADQLEKWGWKPQIPLMASLYDIVQYFRREEGSV is encoded by the coding sequence ATGGATGCAATAACACCCGATTCTAAAAAAACGATATTGATAACCGGGGCATCGGGATTTACGGGAAGGCATGCATGTCAATATTTTGTGGAGCAAGGGCTGCGAGTTGCAGCCTTTGTTCGCAGAGTAGACGATACGTTACCGCAGGGTATTGAATCTTACCTGGGAGATTTGTTGGACAAAGAACGTCTATGTGAAGTTCTAAAATGTGTTGTGCCCGACTATGTTCTCCATTTGGGCGGTAAAAATTCTGTGCCCCACTCATGGGAGCTGCCGTTGCTTTATATGCAGACGAATATACTCTCTACTTTGTATCTGCTGGACGCTCTTCGTATGTTTCCTGCCTGCCGAACCGTTATCGTGGGATCTCGCCTTTGTTTTGAATTGACGATCCCTTATCGACCGCCCCATCCCTACAGTCTGAGTAAAAGCCTTCAGAAAGCAGCAGTTCTTTCCTGGCAAGAATTGTTTGGACAACAAGTGATACTGGCTGAGCCGTCCAATTTAATAGGACCTGGTCCGTCTACCGGATTTTGTGCTTTGCTTGCCCGGTATATTGTACGTTGCGAGCGAGGCGAGAAATCTCATTCCTTTACAGTGTCCTCACGTACAAAAAAGCGGGATTTTCTGGATGTACGCGACGCTATTCGTGCCTACGATCTGTTGTTGCATCGAGGGGAACCGGGAGAGATTTACCAGGTGTGTTCAGGAACGGAAATTGGTCTCGGTGATGTCGCCGATAAGCTGCTGTCTTTTGTAAAAGAGACTGTTTCGGTGGAATGGGGGACTGAATCGCTTACGGTTTTGGAGAAGCCATTGTTATATCAAGCGGATCAGCTTGAAAAATGGGGATGGAAGCCGCAAATCCCGCTTATGGCATCACTTTACGACATTGTTCAATATTTTCGGAGAGAGGAAGGGAGCGTATGA
- a CDS encoding glycosyltransferase family 4 protein has translation MKILLATNWLLPHLGGVSNYMAIVKKKLEEMGHEVDLFGKNDTNSFYMLTTGEQLNRFDHLHPMLEAKNKSLYEPLFKHGLDTIFHIETERFALELTLAYLGLHKYDLIYSQDIIATYALSRVKPPKTPLVGSVHGDIVQEVSFIRPQEELEKQNGLLLKYYSFLEQLGVKFADQTIVSCNYMKNSLVSKHAVAPEHIRVVPLGFDISNFYENMQHSVPFSTPNGKKVILFAARLTRLKGLDILIHALSLLSNVRNDWECWIAGDGDATEEMQQLASHLSLNHQIRFLGKHDDIPALLNKASIFLLPSLHETLPYSVMEAQLAGKAVIATNVGGVPELIQDGITGLLAPAGNSELLFNHLNTLLSHDHLLNELGHNAKQHALQKYSADMLVHNLTGVFNEVLHVQ, from the coding sequence ATGAAAATATTGCTGGCAACAAACTGGCTTCTTCCTCACTTGGGTGGAGTCTCAAACTATATGGCAATAGTCAAGAAAAAACTTGAAGAAATGGGACATGAGGTGGATTTATTTGGAAAAAATGATACAAATTCATTCTACATGTTAACCACAGGGGAACAATTGAACAGGTTCGATCATCTTCATCCGATGCTGGAAGCCAAGAACAAATCATTGTATGAGCCGCTTTTTAAGCATGGGTTGGATACCATTTTCCACATTGAAACAGAACGATTCGCGTTGGAATTAACGCTAGCCTACCTTGGCTTGCACAAATATGACCTGATTTACAGCCAGGATATTATTGCAACCTATGCATTGTCACGAGTAAAACCCCCAAAAACCCCTCTAGTCGGTTCTGTCCATGGGGATATTGTACAAGAGGTATCGTTTATCAGACCTCAAGAGGAATTAGAAAAGCAAAATGGGCTGTTGTTGAAATATTACTCCTTCCTGGAACAATTGGGTGTCAAGTTTGCGGATCAAACCATCGTTTCCTGTAATTACATGAAAAATAGTTTGGTCAGCAAACATGCTGTAGCTCCCGAACATATTCGCGTTGTTCCACTCGGATTCGACATTTCCAATTTTTACGAGAACATGCAACACTCCGTTCCTTTTTCCACTCCCAACGGCAAAAAAGTGATTTTGTTCGCTGCAAGGCTTACTCGCTTAAAAGGACTTGATATTCTTATCCATGCATTATCCTTGTTGTCTAACGTCCGTAATGACTGGGAATGCTGGATTGCGGGTGACGGCGACGCGACAGAAGAGATGCAGCAACTTGCATCACACCTGAGCCTGAACCATCAAATTCGCTTTCTAGGGAAGCACGACGATATTCCTGCCTTATTGAATAAGGCTAGTATTTTCCTCCTACCTTCTCTGCATGAAACACTGCCCTACTCCGTAATGGAAGCCCAATTGGCAGGAAAAGCAGTGATCGCAACGAATGTCGGCGGCGTTCCTGAGTTAATTCAGGATGGTATTACCGGTCTTCTGGCTCCAGCTGGAAATAGTGAACTGTTGTTCAACCATTTAAATACGCTGCTTAGTCATGATCATCTGCTTAATGAACTTGGTCATAATGCCAAACAACACGCCTTACAGAAGTATTCTGCGGATATGCTGGTCCATAATTTGACAGGAGTGTTTAATGAGGTTCTGCATGTCCAATAA
- a CDS encoding glycosyltransferase has translation MMLFSHVSNVRSITGAEKLLLQFCVDIRAYFNCILVTPGEGRLTTIARKRGITVQIQNLPMLHGMYTPYEGLAQDADNLRNHAAYAPLLQLLRQAQPDVVLVNTCVNVMPAMASYELNIPVVWKITEVINQNEHTPVSVSIIERYSRWVIGISQAVLRPLHRAGLTRPHTVLSPCRDMDMPPHKEHVLQRKRKRGKLGLKESHICIGYISSFIYEAKGLLPFVQMALKLCETNSRCRFWIIGSSVDSEYYVKCVSLIRQSRYSRRFQFSSFEESVSTAYSAMDIVVIPSMVEEGFGLTALEGLVYGKPVVAFAQGGLVELMEATGNTEFLVEPGNSDMLAEKVGYLLNHPEEVERIGLRNNSVATRIYGSDSYQSNLHVMVSQWVFHVPQWFPLIQQPGGPIWTREGEGLRQVTAIPEAYTSTVREFPESVVCQLPALGLPPIEYAVIPGLPQPPAPVPEPLPDPHHGKRGIRARRPATSKHNRSRNCKRKGKSNTSSRSHSKSVHWFPLSGLLPKSRSRQKPRLKRKLKRKFKLKPVSKHLHPHKRKQLPLKAGRHHRQRSG, from the coding sequence ATGATGCTATTCAGCCATGTCAGCAACGTCCGCAGCATTACGGGAGCGGAGAAGCTGTTATTGCAATTTTGTGTAGACATTCGTGCGTACTTCAATTGCATTCTGGTGACGCCCGGTGAAGGTCGGCTGACAACGATTGCCCGCAAGCGCGGAATTACCGTCCAAATTCAGAACTTGCCTATGCTGCACGGCATGTACACCCCGTATGAGGGATTGGCGCAGGATGCGGACAATTTGCGAAATCATGCTGCGTACGCACCGTTGCTCCAGTTGTTACGACAAGCGCAGCCTGATGTAGTGCTGGTCAATACCTGTGTGAACGTCATGCCTGCAATGGCTTCCTATGAGTTGAATATTCCGGTGGTTTGGAAAATAACCGAGGTCATTAACCAGAATGAGCATACACCTGTTTCGGTTTCCATCATCGAGCGTTACAGCCGATGGGTCATCGGCATTTCACAAGCCGTTTTGCGGCCTTTGCATAGGGCAGGGCTGACACGTCCGCATACGGTGTTGTCTCCATGCCGGGATATGGATATGCCGCCACACAAAGAGCATGTACTGCAACGGAAACGCAAACGTGGAAAGCTGGGATTGAAGGAATCGCATATTTGTATTGGTTATATTTCTTCCTTTATCTACGAAGCCAAAGGACTGTTGCCTTTTGTTCAAATGGCTCTGAAGCTGTGTGAAACCAATTCTCGCTGTCGCTTCTGGATCATCGGCAGCTCGGTGGACTCGGAATATTACGTGAAATGCGTCTCTCTAATTCGTCAATCCCGCTATAGCCGTCGCTTCCAATTCAGCTCATTTGAGGAATCTGTATCCACCGCTTATAGCGCGATGGATATAGTCGTCATCCCGAGCATGGTAGAGGAAGGCTTTGGTCTGACAGCGCTGGAGGGGCTGGTTTACGGCAAGCCCGTTGTGGCCTTTGCGCAGGGCGGACTGGTGGAGCTGATGGAAGCGACCGGAAATACAGAATTTTTGGTAGAGCCGGGAAATAGCGATATGCTGGCGGAAAAAGTGGGCTATCTGCTCAATCATCCCGAGGAAGTGGAGCGGATTGGTTTACGGAACAACAGCGTCGCTACACGTATTTATGGATCTGATTCCTACCAGAGCAACCTGCACGTCATGGTCAGCCAATGGGTGTTCCATGTTCCGCAATGGTTCCCGTTGATCCAGCAGCCAGGAGGACCCATTTGGACGCGGGAGGGAGAAGGGCTTCGTCAGGTGACTGCCATACCAGAGGCATATACCAGCACTGTTCGAGAATTTCCCGAATCGGTGGTTTGCCAACTGCCCGCGCTCGGTCTGCCGCCTATCGAGTATGCAGTCATTCCAGGTTTGCCACAGCCACCTGCTCCTGTGCCGGAGCCACTGCCAGACCCGCATCACGGCAAGCGCGGCATTCGGGCGAGACGGCCAGCGACTAGCAAGCATAACAGATCGCGCAATTGCAAGCGCAAGGGTAAGAGCAATACCAGCAGCAGGAGCCATAGCAAGAGCGTTCACTGGTTTCCGCTGTCGGGGCTTCTGCCGAAATCCAGGTCCAGACAGAAGCCCCGGTTGAAACGGAAGCTCAAACGAAAATTCAAGCTCAAGCCTGTGTCGAAGCATCTGCATCCACACAAACGGAAGCAACTGCCGCTCAAGGCTGGACGGCACCACAGACAACGGTCCGGGTGA